gtcacttcgggtttgtaaaaaccttgcacctcgttcggaggcaattctggtggcccacattacgtaaagatgtcaaagactacattgcctcctgcactgtttgtgcaatgtccaagcgcaaggtgggcaagccccaaggactgctgcaaccggtggcagccccttcttccccttgggaggaaatctccatggactttattgtcgagctcccgcccagccaacgcaaaacggtcatttgggtggtcaaagactatttctccaaacaggctcacttcatcccttgcgtgtccattccgtcggcccgtcaattggctcgcctattccttgtacacgtgtacaggttacacggatgtccctcccgcttaatttcggacagaggtacacaatttacctcgcaattttggcgggcgtttctcaagctgttgggcacgaaacaagccctatccacggcttggcatcctcagacggacggggccactgaggcgcttaactcgactctagaacagtaccttcgagcttttgtgaattaccagcaggacaattgggtagacctcctaccatttgctgaagtggcttacaacaatgcagtgcatcaaagcactggccaaaccccctttcgggtagccctgggtaaagactttgtacctatctctgatctaccacaacctccggctggtgcagtcactccagatgattggacaacacaactggctgactcctggccaatgattcaaaaggcattggcagatgcacaagcagattataaactatatgctgatcggaagcgggccccccaaccggcattccaagtgggggactctgtgtacctttcaacaaagtttatcaagtcatcccaaccttcaaagaaacttgcgcctaagtttgtgggtcctttcccgattatcgctcagattaaccctgtgacttttaaacttgacttgcctcataaccttaaacgcttacaccctgtttttcattgcagcttactcaaaccgactattccttctgaccgatggcatcgtcaacctccacctcccacccccatcatgattgatggtcagcaacacttcgaagttaaagaaattctagactctagacgccttcgcaattctttgcaatacttagttcgttggaaacatttccctcatcctgagtgggtcgctgcgccagatgtggcttcccctgttttggtagcccgcttccactctgcttatcccacaaaaccgggtccctaagtgtgtttttaggagggcggtatgtcatgttcgccgtttcaatgtctttgatgcatcgtaacgtttcgcatgtcattaattggatgcgtgtttcatctttctcgggaggatgggaacggttatcttttggctttgctttggaatgtatttgtattatctactgcgctcaaggttactttcccaggctagcaactctgacgattgctagcacctgtgtcgggcgggactgttacgagggaggcgggatacgtttgcaccaagggtttaagtttgtatttggcgcgcttttgctcattctcagctttctctgtatctgcctttagtactctaaataaatcagatttcatttagcagcctcttgtgagtctgagtatttggggctagggcaaccattacacctttgAACATtgctaagtacagtaacattttttctgaaaataataataacattaataaaacatattgtgatagGTCTATGGGTCCTgattttggtacaccctgtatatctacagtacttttaaaataaagaagctATTATGTGATTCATTTATTTAGGAGATTAGTTGATTTGCCCATTACTGTCTCTTACATTTATAGTTGCTAATGTTAGCGCATGCCTAAAGTGAGCAGTGTATGGCAAACTGAAAGGGTAGCACTTTCATAGTACAGTCATCCTTACTTATACATAAAGTATTCAAGCTAAAGTATTCAAGCTAAAGAAGCCGACATACTTAACCCAGTAGTGACCATGATAGGTTGCCACATTTTCCTGCAGCATAGTCAAGACAGCTCAGTGCAAAAGTGGGAAAGATGAAGGGGCTTAATAGCTGGACTCCCTCTATTTTTTTAGTGTTTAGCTGACTTGACTATATGGTAACAAGTAGGCATAGGCTGTGCTCCATTAGCAGGCTACCTCAACATTTTCTAATATAATTAGGCATTGCTGTATTTGTTGAATCTTTGTTCTTCACATTTCAGTCTGTCCTAAATGGGCAAAGCTCCGTAAAAACCACACAGAAAAATCGTCAGTGGTGATGCTGGTAATTTGCAGCTCTGCCCTCCGGTGTCTGGAACTCATCAAGTATGTTGTCTGCCATCGTAAGATAACCTGGCACCCTTTCTAAGATTTTCCCCAAAACCACAGAATTAGAGGGAAAACTAGGGCACTGTCCTCTCCGAGATTTCTCAATCACTAATGTAATAGGACAAGGCCCTTCTCTAAATCCTGGTCTTAGAATACTTGGGAAACATACTTGTATAGCCCCAGCCTATATATctgaactgcattttttaaaaataaaaagtcatttgTGTATGCAAAGCATCAATTCAGGAAATGAAACAATAAATGCCCCAAGTGAGTTGCATCCTAACCTAGTTAGGTGACATTAGCTATCAGTAGGGCTGTGACAAAAGCTTAAAAGAAGCAGGGCTACAAGATGCCTTGGCGCagcttttttccccactcttGCATGATTATTCAGGATCTGAACCTGAACTTTCTTGCATTCAGAACAaaaattttctttcttcctcctggctgagaagaaaaaaaccctgagTATGGGTTTCATGTTGCAGGATGGAATTAAATATATGTCCCTGTTTTCATTTGctatttgataaacttggtgccATATTTTTAGTGCAAAAATTCTgtcattttcatattttcagttttcttttattaaCAGTATGCTCTTTCTTAGGTCAATGGCAGCATTCAAAGGAGATGGGAAGGTTatgaaattatttgcaaaacatttaaaggtaAATACAGTCAAAGGGAAGTAATTTAATCTaaatatgcatacagtatattttttgcAAGTATGTGTGtattatcttccttccttccttccttccttccttccttccattcgatttctatagccgcccatttcagcaagtgactctgggtggcttacaacaataaaactatagaacaattaaaacaattacaattaaaatacaaaataagtatagaTGGCTgctaagtaagcaatgtatggatgttaatatatttaacaagttgttctagtatctcaggtgtctcagaaacTGAAAATGCTACTGGTCCaaaccttccttccctccctccctcttttaaggaataaaaaacttatggatgatctctggtgggagcaggatggaggcagtgcatccatcctggcttttcttgatctcagtggctttcagtaccatcgaccatggtatccttttgggtcagctcatgGAGTTGGGGGAgggtggcatggttttgtgctggttcacctccttcatccagggccgatcccagtcggtgctaataggggaggagagatcgggctcacggcccctcctctgtggggtgccgcagggttcagtactctctcctctcctttttaatatctacatgaaaccactgggtgagatcatctgtctccacggggtgaggtatcatcaatatgctgatgatactcaactatacatctccatccctggggaagtaagtgatgctgttgctgccctttccaggtgcctgggggctgttgggatctggatggggaatggAATGGCtgtggtaagacggagtggctgtgggttaatggcccctcggttcccaggaatttgccatctttagttctggatggggttgcactgccccagacagactcggtgcgtaacttgggggtcctcgtggactcatgactcctgctcaaagagcaggtggcagtcatggccagaagggcctttgtgcaacttcgtgttgtgtgccagttacgccccttcctggagcgagaggcccttcggtcacgcatgccctggtcatctcccatatagactactgtaatgtgctctacatggggctacctttgaagagtatccggaagctacagctggtccaaaatgccgCTGtgtggatgattttaggtgcttcacaatcagcacatataactccgctgctccgtgagctgcattgggtgccagtttgcttccaggtccaattcaaggtgttggttattacctttaaagccctacatggcatgggtccaggttacctaagggaccgtctcacccccgtcacatcgacccgtcccacccagtcatgcagagggggtatgctacggaccccgtctgcaagagaattccatctggcgggttcgaggcgagccttctctgcagtaggtcccgccctttggaatatccttcccccggaaatccagttagccccctctcttctggacttcagaaaacagctgaaaacctggttttgtcaccatgcttggagtggggagaggaagagccattcctggggctggttagttccctagctctgcagggaccagccttatccattgtgggctgaattgatctgcccttatttggattttattgtattttatattgtattttatatttattgaaatattagtattatttataattttattaaattttaaattgtttttactgtgaaccacccagggtcccccatgtgggggagatgggcggtgataaaaatatgatggatggatggatggatggatggatggatggatggatgactatACTAGTTTGATGACTGGCATGGAGCAGCTGAACTCTAAAGAAATACGTAACATTTCATTTGTCAAGGAGGCATAAATTGGAAAGAAGGCAACATGTATACACCATGCTGCATAGTGTAAGATTTTTGGAACAGGGGAACTGAGAAGCAATTTGTGATCAGACATGAGAAATCAGTGATTACATGGAAGCAGACAAACAAGCTGACAAGCCATTGGGCCCTGCCATAAAGTAGCTTTGGCTCAATTACGAATTTTGAGTTTTGCTGTGCTTTTGGACTAAGCACTTGCTTCTTTTGTCACCTATGATGATAACAGTACTGGAAATGAAACATGTCCTTCATAACAGCCTTTCTCATGGATTTATTCATAGCCTATTTTTATATTATCATTACAACCCTCTGATATAAGTTGGACTTAAGCTTTGAGACTTGCCATGGATAAATAAGCATCAGAACAGAATAGAAATTCAGACCTGGATCTCAGCATTCATAGTACGATCCTGTCTAACATACAGTTGAGTGGCCcgtaaatatatttttcagaacAACCACCACAGCTCTAAGGAGTCTTCCTGCCCTATCTCTATGCACTCTCTTCCCTATCTCCACCCTTACTTTAATATGTGTGTTCTGTACTTTGATGAAGACAAGAAGTCAGGATTTCTTACTATGTCCAGCTTTACAGGAAAGCTCAGTATTATTGCCACCAAAATGTGCTGCTATTGGTGTTCAGTGTTTAATTTTATGTTCTGTTGTTCTCATCCCCAAAGATGGCTTACTACCTTGATAGTTTGGAggatcaaaacaaaaataaattgtgCTAACACCTCATTTGTTTTAATCCACACCTATGATCTTTCAAACAAACCAGAGTAGTAGGAAAATTCTCTCTGGAAACTGCAAATGAGATTTTTGGCCATCCGTTCAAGTTGCATCTCCTGAAATAATTTCTCTATCAGTATGTAATAAAGTTGCCTTCATGTGCTGGATATCCAATATATCACTTTTACTTACTCTACTTATTGCATATTTTGTCTGATATTAACTTCAGGGAGATGtacattatatattttaactttatagCAATGTACATTTCTCAGAGAACTTCCTTTTCAGTTACTTGTAAAAAAAAGTACAACATTGGTAGAAATAGAACTGTTTAATAGCACATTAAAAAGGAAACTATGTTTCTATTTGGTTGTTAAAATACCTCTAATTGTATTCCTGTTTTTCCATGTAGCAATGTTGAATTTCTGTCTAGAGTTTTCTTAAATCATATAGTATGCTTCTGAACCTTTTAGAGAGATTAAGAAATGCTTACAGTTATGTTTCTTGTCTCCTGATCCAGCTTTCCCCCTTTCTGCTTTCTTGAAATAGATACAAGAACAGATGAAAATGCTGGAAAAAGATGTTGTCCATGTGGGTGTTGGGACACCTGGGAGGATAAAAGCACTAATACAGCAAGGTAGAAAGTTACAGTGTACCTTGAAGTTAtgtaaaaatgaaacttacctgttttAAAACTATTCCAACAATagcaagaatttttaaaaattaagaattacTGAAATAAAAACTGGGACAAGAGCAGCTGCACACAAGGGAGGCATGGGTGACAGGTGGATTGCTAAAGCAGTGTCATGACACAAACCCTGTCCCTTTTGTGTGTGCTTTGTGACACTGCATGCACATCTAAAAAGGTTAGAACTTAAGGTGAAATGGCATGACCTTgcctttgtcattttgatgaaagcaggaaATGTCTCTGGATATTGGTGGTGGGGCATCCTTTTCCTGCCTTAACTAGCATGATACTTTGGGAAATACCAGATTGCCTGATATCTCAGATGCTATTAGGATTGCTGTTATTTGCGCTATTGTGTGCCTGGCACCCATATGGTTTATTTTTTGCTTAAAATACAATTAACATAGTCTGGTGTTTAAACATGTTTGAAaacttaaataaatgcatttcataaCCGTCTCCCTGTGGGTTTCCTTGTTTGATACTACAAAGACAGACAGTAAAATAGCTTCAAGCATCTTCTGTTTCAGTAGTGTAAGGACATATCAGTTGATTGAACTCCTGATGTACATGGCAATCAGAAAGTATTTATCGGGCTTTTGCATCTTACAGTAAGACACAATAACAAGTGCAAGATATCTACCTGACCTTTTCCAAGGATTATCTCATTTTTAGAGATGGTGATAACTGTCCATGTTGGCATTTGACTTAACTGCAAACAGAGAAAGCTCCATGATCCCTAATAATGATTAAACCAAAATTATATCATCCCAGAATGGTTGATAGGTCTTATTAATAAGAAAGAACTAGTGTAATGAACACTGAACTCTTGCATTTTATGAAACAGAAGATTGGAAAATCAGTTGCTGGTGTATGGTGAGTAATAACCTAGTGACTGTTCTGCTCTTGTGTCAAAAGGGGCAGATCCATACtcagaaactgcagggacctttGTTGTAAACTGTTGAGAAGGGCCTAAATCTATGAAAGTTGGCAGCCTTGGAATTGGACAGCAACAAGTCTAAAAATCATTTTGACAGATGTTCGATTAACAATAGCTATCTTGTCCTTTCTCCTCAGAAGGCcttaaattgacttccttgaagTATTTTATCTTAGACTGGAACCATAGGGATCAGAAGTTAAGAAGATTAATTGATATCCCAGAGGTACAAACTTTTGTCTATATGTGTGTTGTTTGTTGTGTGCTTATGGtgacattttatattttacactCTATACTTTTAAGAGAAAGGAAGTAGGACTGTTTATATATTCAAAATTGAGAAATTGCTTTGTTTACCATTTCTGTTAGAGACTGCAGGATTATAACCCATTTCACATGTACTACAAACACAAACTTATCATTTGTTATATACTCAACAAAAGATGCAGCCAATTGTTCATTGACTAATAGATTGACTTACAAAATTTGCAGTAAACCCACTTCTTACAATTCTTGGCATATCaagatttatattttatcttgaaTTAACAAAGAAATTACCATTATTTAAATTAAacctaaataataaaatataagttaaaattagaaataatattaaaatcaaaattaagatAGCAGCACAAAGATCTCAAACCCCAACTGCTCTATAAAAAAATCTAAGTCTGTACAGATGTCCAGAATATTAAAAGTAAGGGGCCAGCAAGATTTTGAGGGGAAGCATATCCCTGAAAGGCAGGGCCACCACTGGGAAAGCCTGTTCCAGGCTCCTGTTCCCTTAACTCTTGAAGAGAAGGGACACAAAGCATCCCTACCTGGGCTGATCAAACAGGACTGGGCAGATTCTAAATGGTGGAGATAGTTCCATAGGTAACCTAGACCCAAACCATGTGCACTTTATAAATCAAAACAGCATCTATAACAGTATTTAGAAATTGTATTCATATTGTCAGTCAGTATAATATCTGAAGGATAGATATAATTGTGCTACAGCTACCACATTCTGTACTAACTGGAGTTTCCAGACACTCTTTAAAGGAACCACCAGATAGAATGCACTGCAGTAGCCCAATTGCAAGATAGCAAGGCCTTGCATCCTAAAACAGGTCACAATTGCAGACCAAAACTGGGTCAGTGTTGGCCATGGACTTTATCTGCTGCTTCAGTAAGACCAAGAATCAAGGAGAACCCTCTTCCCCACAACTTGCAGAATCCTAGATGACCTTGCAAGAAATGCCCCGCTTGTGTCATTTGGTCCTGCAAACATGGACTCCAGATATAAGTGAATACAAGCAGTTTTACCTGCAAAGTATCTCACAAACCTGATGTAGTGGCATGTAATAAAATAATCCATCCTGTCCTTCCCAAAAGGGAATAGATTAtcttgaacaatgctgccaaatAACATACAATAAAGATGGATTGCTGCTACTTAGCCATCCTTATAGTTACAGAATAGCTGAACATGGGCTTGTACCTGAGTTCTATCACATATACTCCTTGTTGTCCTCCCATTCTGTTGCTATAGCCACTTATCTCTTGGAGATCTCAGAGAATGAAGAAGTCCTCTGTGCAGAGAGAGGGGGCAATTCCATCCAATGCCTTGTCTCCTAATTCCAGAGATGGACAAGGCATGCACCTGGGAAGGTCATCTAGCGCCTACCAGAAATAGCTGATATCTATAAGATGTCTGGGCCAGACTCAGTCTTACCTCCTTATATGCCACTGTTGGATATACCTCCCATCTCTGTATCATCCCAGATCCACACAAACCCTAGATCATCTTTTCCAACGAGGCAATAATCTAGCCTGCTACCATTGTCCAGCCTAAAGCTTTTTATGGCAGTCCACAGTTACCCTTTCCAACCATATTCTGCACCCCAAATAATAAGAAGACCATAACCTTATagtcctctttcctttctttatatccCTGTCCCTTTTGGGCCCTTTTCTTTAGGGCCTCAGTTTCTCTCTTTGtacctgtcatgttcgccgtttcaatgtctttgatgcatcgtaacgtttcgcatgtcattaattggatgcgtgtttcatctttctcgggaggatgggaacggttatcttttggctttgctttggaatgtatttgtattatctactgcgctcaaggttactttcccaggctagcaactctgacgattgctagcacctgtgtcgggcgggactgttacgagggaggcgggatacgtttgcaccaagggtttaagtttgtatttggcgcgcttttgctcattctcagctttctctgtatctgcctttagtactctaaataaatcagatttcatttagcagcctcttgtgagtctgagtatttggggctagggcaaccattacataaagctgagaatctaagttcctaactccgctggcccctgtccaggaaagacaagcgtctaaccctgtgagggagagagcccgcgatgactgaacccgacatcatgatgatggaggaaggggaaccggactcgaccgtgaggcagtccggccgaccgtcccaaggtggggagctgtcagccatccgagaggaggcgagctccgagtcggagagtgaagccggggggctgaaaacggccccagagaccaccgtaaactctccgggcgagctgctcacctgggatacgacccaaggagatgccacggcagcggggggtccctcctggaggcagagatacccattgtcccccaacgtggtgcaggtgcagccaacggagggctcacccactccggatcggatccgagtgttggagtccaaaatggattcgttggaggctatattgaaacagctgagcttggatgtgacctcgttgcgagaggtccgggaagaatcaagccaaaggcattcaaccccctcttcccaggggctgtccccggaacggcgacgggtggtgcggaggcgcgaaggggaccagtcggtccggatggaaatcgcagcatcgccagggcgatcgccccggggccccgtgccgccccaagctaggggaacacaagccgcggcagcaccggtggtggggcgcagcgcggcgggaggcggcatgcgagacttccctgtcaagtttgatggggacccgaccaaactctcgttcttcctgacgaacgcgaaagcctatatggaagaatggggggcgtttttccaatcggaaaaggcaaggatcatcaccattgccaccaaactgaaggggagggcggcagactggtatgtccagatgtgccagtcggaggcgcccgaactggacagtctcgaggagttcctctgggcgttgaagcaacacttcgaggaccccttagcaaaggagagagcaaagcgagccctgaaggaactcaagcaggggttcagatcagtggccgattatgctttggagtttaaagcgctagctgggaaggtggatgactggtcccaagccaccattatcgagctcttcaaggatggcttgaatacagaggtgctgcgctggtccctggggagggacgacccatacacgctgtatgagtggatcctgctggcggggagggctgaacatgcacaggagatctttgcccagcggaggaccgccaagtcggggcgggaggtgaagcccagccgcccatcgaccaccggggggaaaccgggacaacgaccctgggacgaggagcgggagaagcggtacgcaaaaggcttgtgcctgagatgtggtaaggaggggcatagagtggcagcatgcccgaaggcaaaggtggaggaacggcccggaaaaccgccagcaaagtcccctgcattgccgaggaagcaaaaagctgcggtggctgaaaccgagggagacgatgtgatgttcttcgaaattgagggggagaccgaaatcccgcagccggcgggaaacgccagccacctgctctaaagggcgccgctgggcaggtggtagaggatgggcgcgagcctccatcggtgagtggcacttaccgcatactcatggtgaaattgaaattgggctcccaatccaagactgtggaagtatgggccatgattgattcggggtgttcccgctgtcttatgcaccccgacgtggtggcggctttggagctccccacgttccctttacagcgacccatcgcttttactcagctggatgggtccgtggcagggggccaaccggtcacccatttcacagggcgtgtagccttgcaactgggcagtcaccaggaaaagctgtcttttgtggtggctccggttggggggccattggtggtgttgggggtaccctggttggtgcagcaaaacccccacataaactgggtctaccgaactatcacgtttagggatgggttttatcaagcggccgaggggaagggtgccccagaggagatggtgggggtggcggcagctgcgactccgccttacccggcctctcctctggaaggcttgccggccgagtactggatgtttgctgatgtattcggtgaaaaggaagccgatcagttgcccccccatcgaaagacggactgtgccatagaactgttgcccaacacccaattgcctaaaccaaaaatttattccatgactcagaaggaactaactctgttgagggaatttgtggacaaaaacctggcgcgcggatttattgagccggcaaattcacccgtgggggcgccggttctttttcgcccaaaaaaggacgggacattgagactttgtacggatttccgcggattaaatgccgtctcaatttccaacaaatatcccttgccattgataaaggacatgttgtcacatctggccaagggcaagatcttctctaaactggatttaagagaagcctactattgtgtacggatcaaggagggggatgagtggaaaaccgcattcaattgcccgttgggagctttccagtataaggtgttgccgtttgggttggctggggcccctggggtatttatgcaattaatcaatgaggttttgcatgaacatctgttcaaaggtgtacttgtgtatttggatgatgtattgatttatactgaaaccatgaaagagcatgtggctctggtaaagcaagtattgtgtaaactcagatcggctgaattgtatgctaagctgtcgaaatgtgcctttcatcagacccaaattgactacttggggtatagaatttctgataaaggcatagaaatggatcctgccaaggtgcaggctatcatggactgggaaagtccccgcacccgcaggcaacttcaaagtttcttggggttcagcaactattacagattgttcataaggggattcgctgagattgccttgcccctaactgagctgctg
The Candoia aspera isolate rCanAsp1 chromosome 5, rCanAsp1.hap2, whole genome shotgun sequence genome window above contains:
- the CMSS1 gene encoding protein CMSS1 isoform X3: MKPKRKRKKKISDLLTETVPKPGVPADLQKMLNEHFGAKRSVIELEELKLPDSCFLPANDLTHSFSSYLKEICPKWAKLRKNHTEKSSVVMLVICSSALRCLELIKSMAAFKGDGKVMKLFAKHLKIQEQMKMLEKDVVHVGVGTPGRIKALIQQEGLKLTSLKYFILDWNHRDQKLRRLIDIPEIKKETVELLEMELIKLCRDGSVKLGLF